In Desulfitobacterium chlororespirans DSM 11544, one DNA window encodes the following:
- a CDS encoding ABC transporter ATP-binding protein, whose protein sequence is MLVEVKNGTFYYDKHIPILQNVNFTMQNGEIMAVMGRNGIGKTTLIKCIAGILKWKSGQSFVAGQNSSEQKANRFIGYVPQAHKSSFSYSVLDMVVFGKVGHASYFAAPSKEDYRQAANILERVGIGDLGDKRCNELSGGQLQLVFIARALVNSPQLLILDEPEAHLDFRNQLRLSKLLQSVVCEQNISCIINTHYPNHAIRIADTCFLLGEHDYEVGDAKEVMTDKNIKKYFSVCSQTLYTEYKGKEIPTFVFLDEA, encoded by the coding sequence ATGCTGGTTGAGGTTAAAAACGGAACTTTCTACTACGACAAACATATACCGATACTTCAAAATGTTAATTTCACCATGCAAAACGGTGAGATTATGGCGGTCATGGGACGAAACGGAATAGGCAAAACGACACTGATTAAATGTATCGCAGGCATTTTGAAATGGAAAAGCGGCCAATCTTTTGTAGCCGGGCAAAATAGCTCTGAACAAAAAGCAAACCGTTTTATCGGATATGTTCCCCAGGCGCATAAATCCTCTTTTTCATATTCCGTGCTGGATATGGTGGTATTCGGTAAAGTTGGTCACGCCTCCTATTTTGCTGCTCCCAGTAAAGAGGATTATAGACAAGCGGCGAATATCCTTGAACGCGTTGGGATTGGAGATTTAGGTGACAAACGCTGCAATGAACTAAGCGGAGGCCAGCTTCAACTGGTTTTTATCGCAAGGGCATTGGTTAATTCTCCCCAACTTCTTATCTTGGACGAACCGGAGGCCCATTTGGACTTTCGCAATCAATTGCGGCTATCAAAGCTACTGCAAAGCGTTGTTTGCGAACAGAATATATCTTGCATTATCAATACCCACTATCCAAACCATGCCATAAGAATTGCGGATACGTGTTTTTTGTTGGGTGAGCATGATTATGAGGTTGGAGACGCTAAAGAGGTAATGACGGATAAAAATATTAAGAAATACTTTTCTGTATGTTCTCAAACCCTTTATACAGAGTATAAAGGAAAAGAAATACCAACATTCGTCTTTTTAGACGAGGCATGA
- a CDS encoding translation factor GTPase family protein, producing the protein MKKLVIGLCAHVDAGKTTLSESMLYLSGAIRKMGRVDNKDAHLDNFELERARGITIFSKQAILEVDHTQITLLDTPGHVDFSLEMERTLQVLDYAILVINGADGVQGHTRTLWHLLDIYQIPVFLFINKMDQVGTDQEKLLSELKSQLSDGCLDFGQPESADFYDQLALCDELLLDAYLDTGHIEIPLIREGIRKRKVYPCFFGSALKLEGVEELLQGIVDYAHLPAYPESFGAKVFKIGRDEQGNRLTYLKITGGRLKVRESLSNGVWEEKVNQIRIYSGKKFEAVNEVEAGSVCAVTGLTLTKPGEGLGTEAAAHAPLLEPVLAYQMILPEGCDPQVMMPKLRQLEEEDPGLQVVWDEELREIQVQMMGEVQLEILQSLIRSRFGLEVSFGSGRIVYKETIGNAVEGVGHFEPLRHYAEVHLLMEPGERGSGLQFGSECSEDSLSKSWQRLVLSHLEEKVHKGVLTGSPITDLKITLVSGRAHTKHTEGGDFREATYRAVRQGLMEAESMLLEPYYAFQLELPEKMVGRAMNDVEKMHGTCQLAQIEGERATLTGSAPVATMRNYQQEVMAYSKGLGRLFCSLKGYEPCHNPDEVIAMAGYDPERDVDNPADSVFCAQGSGFLVPWYQVKEHMHVESCFAKESEFIEAESHLQIPYAEERWIDPEEIDRILNQTYYANQGKKSLWQKRKKAAESYYRPPADLNKPKESQAEYLLVDGYNIIFDWPELKELAQDNMDGARIRLLDILSNYQGIRKCRIIVVFDAYRVQGHPEEAIDYHNILMVYTKEAQTADQYIERFAYDHQKKYKITVATSDGLQQIIIRGAGCALLSARDLKEEVIMANKQVIEAYQAQQTPTRHYLKDALSAESEQQMKEFLKREKD; encoded by the coding sequence ATGAAAAAATTGGTCATTGGTCTATGTGCCCATGTGGACGCGGGCAAGACAACCCTATCGGAAAGTATGCTTTACTTGAGCGGTGCCATTCGCAAAATGGGCCGAGTGGATAATAAGGACGCTCATCTGGATAATTTCGAACTGGAACGGGCCCGAGGGATTACGATTTTTTCCAAACAGGCCATACTGGAAGTGGATCATACCCAGATTACCTTACTGGATACCCCTGGTCATGTGGATTTTTCCCTGGAGATGGAAAGAACCCTCCAGGTACTGGATTATGCCATTTTGGTGATCAACGGAGCCGATGGAGTACAGGGGCATACCAGGACCTTATGGCACCTGCTGGATATTTATCAGATACCGGTCTTCCTATTCATCAATAAAATGGACCAGGTGGGTACGGATCAAGAAAAGCTGCTGAGTGAATTAAAAAGCCAGCTCAGCGACGGCTGCCTTGACTTTGGACAACCTGAATCCGCTGATTTCTATGACCAGCTGGCATTATGTGATGAACTGCTGCTGGACGCTTATCTGGATACGGGACATATTGAGATCCCCCTGATCAGGGAAGGGATTAGGAAGCGCAAAGTGTACCCCTGCTTTTTCGGTTCCGCTTTAAAGCTGGAGGGTGTCGAGGAATTGCTCCAGGGTATTGTGGATTATGCTCACCTGCCGGCCTATCCGGAAAGCTTTGGGGCTAAAGTATTCAAAATAGGCAGGGACGAACAGGGCAATCGCCTTACCTATCTGAAGATCACCGGCGGAAGGCTCAAGGTAAGGGAGAGTTTAAGCAATGGAGTATGGGAAGAAAAGGTTAACCAGATTCGCATCTATTCCGGGAAAAAATTCGAGGCAGTCAATGAAGTGGAAGCAGGTTCGGTCTGTGCGGTAACAGGGCTTACCCTAACCAAACCGGGAGAAGGCTTAGGCACGGAGGCCGCCGCCCATGCCCCTCTCTTGGAACCCGTATTGGCTTATCAAATGATCCTTCCGGAAGGCTGTGATCCCCAGGTGATGATGCCTAAGCTGCGTCAGCTGGAGGAAGAAGACCCAGGCTTGCAGGTGGTCTGGGATGAGGAACTCAGGGAGATCCAGGTGCAGATGATGGGCGAGGTCCAGCTGGAAATCCTGCAAAGCCTGATCCGGAGCCGGTTTGGCCTGGAGGTGTCCTTCGGATCAGGGAGGATTGTTTATAAAGAAACCATTGGTAATGCCGTGGAAGGAGTAGGGCATTTTGAACCCTTGCGGCATTATGCGGAGGTCCACCTATTAATGGAGCCGGGGGAGCGGGGAAGCGGCCTTCAGTTCGGGTCGGAATGCAGCGAGGATAGCTTAAGCAAAAGCTGGCAAAGACTCGTTTTATCTCATCTGGAAGAAAAAGTTCATAAGGGAGTTCTCACAGGGTCACCGATTACCGATCTAAAAATCACCTTAGTGTCAGGCCGGGCCCATACCAAGCATACCGAGGGCGGTGACTTCAGAGAGGCCACCTATCGCGCGGTGCGTCAGGGTTTAATGGAAGCGGAGTCCATGCTCCTGGAGCCTTATTATGCTTTCCAGCTGGAATTGCCGGAAAAAATGGTGGGGCGGGCCATGAACGATGTGGAAAAAATGCATGGAACTTGCCAGCTTGCCCAGATCGAAGGGGAGCGGGCAACCCTTACTGGAAGTGCTCCCGTGGCAACGATGAGAAACTATCAGCAGGAGGTCATGGCTTACAGCAAAGGTCTGGGCAGGCTTTTTTGCAGTCTGAAGGGCTATGAACCCTGCCATAATCCCGATGAGGTCATAGCCATGGCTGGGTACGACCCGGAAAGGGATGTGGATAATCCTGCCGATTCCGTATTTTGTGCCCAGGGTTCCGGCTTTTTGGTCCCCTGGTATCAAGTCAAGGAACATATGCATGTGGAGAGCTGTTTCGCCAAAGAGAGTGAATTCATAGAAGCAGAATCTCATCTTCAGATACCCTATGCCGAGGAAAGGTGGATCGACCCCGAGGAGATCGACAGGATCCTCAACCAGACCTATTATGCCAACCAAGGCAAAAAATCCCTTTGGCAGAAACGGAAAAAAGCTGCGGAAAGCTATTATAGACCACCTGCTGATTTAAACAAACCTAAAGAAAGCCAAGCAGAATATCTGCTCGTGGACGGCTATAATATTATCTTTGACTGGCCGGAACTGAAAGAGCTTGCTCAGGATAATATGGATGGAGCCAGGATAAGGCTTCTTGATATCCTCAGCAATTATCAGGGGATTCGCAAGTGCCGGATTATCGTCGTCTTCGATGCTTATCGTGTTCAGGGGCATCCTGAGGAAGCCATCGATTATCATAATATCCTGATGGTCTATACCAAAGAAGCGCAAACCGCGGATCAATATATTGAAAGATTTGCTTATGATCATCAGAAAAAGTATAAGATCACCGTGGCTACCTCCGATGGCCTGCAGCAGATCATTATCAGAGGGGCAGGATGTGCCTTATTATCCGCCCGAGACTTGAAGGAAGAAGTCATAATGGCCAATAAACAGGTCATCGAGGCTTATCAGGCACAACAAACGCCAACCCGGCATTATCTGAAGGATGCCTTATCTGCCGAAAGCGAACAGCAGATGAAAGAGTTCCTTAAAAGAGAGAAGGATTAG
- a CDS encoding DUF364 domain-containing protein: MEKAYLQIMDLYRQEGLKPGRLTQLGYFPKWTVVMGDNGQIGRAFHFDGEHSVYPLRDPDALLPLQRFVGKSLLALAEELLTETDIQLRAVCLAVLNALSHPLNQAEQLKKRGFEPVEFDNLEFINAEDRVVLVGYGALIKETLARCPVIDVCDMRSLSSLRTVSIGRTIEYGPPGIRFHGAAENQTLLADADIVLLSGSTLVNGTYRDLIRYARKARVIGMFGPSAQLIPEFLQGGGINYITTSGIADADRFYQVLSNPYAGEGESGTYKYTIRMF, encoded by the coding sequence ATGGAAAAAGCCTACTTACAGATTATGGATTTATACAGGCAAGAGGGACTAAAGCCGGGCCGATTAACCCAACTGGGTTACTTCCCTAAATGGACGGTAGTGATGGGGGATAATGGGCAGATCGGAAGAGCCTTTCATTTTGATGGGGAACACTCGGTATACCCCTTGCGCGATCCGGATGCTTTGCTGCCTCTCCAGCGCTTCGTGGGCAAAAGCTTATTGGCCTTGGCGGAGGAACTCCTGACGGAAACAGATATTCAATTGCGGGCCGTCTGTCTGGCCGTACTGAATGCCCTTTCCCATCCCCTGAATCAGGCCGAACAGTTAAAAAAGCGGGGGTTCGAACCTGTAGAATTCGACAATTTGGAATTTATCAATGCTGAGGATCGGGTGGTTTTGGTAGGCTATGGCGCACTGATCAAAGAAACCCTGGCCCGCTGCCCTGTCATTGATGTCTGTGATATGCGTTCCTTAAGCAGCCTGCGGACGGTGTCCATTGGCAGAACGATTGAATATGGGCCGCCGGGAATTCGCTTTCACGGAGCGGCGGAAAATCAAACCCTGCTGGCGGATGCAGATATCGTGCTGCTGAGCGGTTCCACCTTGGTGAACGGCACTTACAGGGATTTGATTCGTTACGCCCGGAAAGCACGGGTGATCGGCATGTTTGGTCCCAGTGCCCAGCTTATCCCGGAATTTTTGCAAGGAGGTGGCATTAACTACATTACAACCTCCGGCATCGCGGATGCGGACAGATTCTATCAGGTGCTGAGCAATCCGTATGCAGGGGAAGGGGAGTCCGGTACCTATAAGTACACCATCAGGATGTTTTAG
- a CDS encoding ABC transporter ATP-binding protein, whose translation MNSLLEVNQAAFAYPSGKTVLKDVNFTISPGQILSIIGPNGAGKSTLLNCIAGFNTLDRGNIRIEGIPLPKMNRKAIARYIGYVPQIHNPAYGYSIRDFVVMGRAPYISTFRMPGREDFAKADAAIAAMGISHLAQRPYTDVSGGERQQATIARVIVQEPQIIMLDEPTSALDFGNQLRTVRMIKELAGRGYAIIMTTHNPDQAMMLEGQVGILEKNGRFSVGKAQEIINEETLTELYQTEVKIPYVEQISRNACLARL comes from the coding sequence ATGAACAGCTTATTGGAAGTCAATCAGGCAGCCTTCGCTTACCCCAGCGGCAAGACTGTGTTGAAAGATGTTAACTTTACGATCTCCCCGGGGCAGATACTGTCCATTATCGGGCCTAACGGTGCCGGCAAATCGACGCTGCTGAACTGTATCGCCGGGTTTAATACTTTGGATCGGGGCAATATCCGCATCGAAGGGATACCTTTGCCGAAAATGAACCGCAAAGCCATAGCCCGCTATATCGGTTATGTTCCCCAGATCCATAACCCGGCCTATGGTTATTCCATACGCGATTTTGTGGTGATGGGCCGTGCTCCTTATATCAGCACCTTCCGCATGCCGGGCCGGGAAGACTTCGCCAAAGCGGATGCGGCCATTGCGGCCATGGGGATTTCTCATCTGGCTCAGCGGCCATACACCGATGTGAGCGGAGGGGAGCGGCAGCAGGCCACCATTGCCCGGGTGATTGTGCAGGAGCCGCAAATCATTATGCTGGACGAACCCACTTCAGCCCTGGATTTTGGCAACCAATTAAGGACTGTCCGGATGATTAAGGAATTGGCGGGACGGGGTTATGCCATCATCATGACCACCCATAATCCCGATCAGGCCATGATGCTGGAAGGGCAGGTGGGAATCTTGGAGAAAAACGGGCGTTTTTCAGTAGGCAAAGCCCAGGAAATAATCAATGAAGAGACCTTGACCGAATTGTATCAAACTGAGGTCAAGATTCCCTATGTTGAACAGATTTCCCGCAATGCTTGTCTGGCCCGCTTATAA
- a CDS encoding FecCD family ABC transporter permease, whose amino-acid sequence MDNITQKQYVVIIIALFAALTLAIIGSMLFGRYEMGFMDIYNVLLNRLAGTSDDALKIIDHVLINVRLPRILLAGLVGAGLSISGAALQGTFQNPLVSPDLLGVCAGAGFGAALGILLFSDSSVFISLLPFLLGVSSILLVFFLANTKGQTETLSLVLSGIIVSSIFNALISLVKYVADTGDKLPAITFWLMGSFANTSYTQLRIAIIPALVGIIGVLILRWKINILSLGDEDAYTMGINPQHTRWLIILFCTLVTAACVTVSGIIGWIGLVIPHIARRIVGVNHGKLLPVSCLLGAVFMILVDCLARNLTTSEIPISILTALIGAPFFAVIYRRTKGGA is encoded by the coding sequence ATGGATAATATCACACAAAAACAATATGTAGTAATAATTATCGCGTTATTTGCTGCCCTCACATTGGCTATTATCGGCTCAATGCTTTTCGGACGTTATGAAATGGGTTTTATGGACATTTATAATGTGCTGTTGAATCGGTTAGCAGGGACGTCCGATGATGCACTTAAAATCATCGACCACGTTTTGATAAACGTTAGACTTCCGAGAATTTTATTAGCTGGCTTGGTTGGCGCTGGATTATCAATATCCGGCGCCGCCTTGCAAGGCACATTTCAAAATCCACTGGTAAGCCCTGACCTTTTAGGAGTATGCGCCGGGGCGGGTTTTGGGGCAGCACTTGGCATTTTACTATTTTCTGATAGCAGCGTATTTATATCTTTGCTCCCTTTTCTCTTGGGCGTATCCAGTATATTGCTTGTATTCTTTCTTGCAAACACGAAGGGCCAAACGGAAACCCTGTCGCTGGTGCTATCAGGTATTATCGTATCGTCCATATTTAATGCGCTGATATCACTTGTTAAATATGTAGCTGATACGGGGGACAAATTACCGGCTATTACCTTTTGGCTGATGGGCAGCTTTGCCAACACATCATATACACAATTGCGGATTGCAATTATCCCTGCCTTAGTGGGGATTATTGGCGTATTAATTTTACGTTGGAAAATCAATATCCTTTCCCTTGGCGACGAAGATGCTTATACCATGGGAATCAACCCGCAACATACCCGTTGGTTGATTATTCTGTTTTGTACGCTGGTTACAGCCGCTTGTGTAACGGTATCGGGCATTATCGGCTGGATTGGCCTTGTAATACCACATATAGCCCGGCGAATTGTTGGGGTTAACCATGGGAAGTTACTCCCGGTTTCGTGCCTGTTGGGTGCGGTATTTATGATTTTGGTTGACTGCCTTGCGCGAAACCTAACAACCTCCGAGATACCCATCAGCATTTTAACGGCCTTAATCGGAGCACCCTTCTTCGCGGTGATTTATCGGCGCACGAAAGGAGGCGCATAA
- a CDS encoding ABC transporter substrate-binding protein: MRKILIPLLLTALILCSLAGCETKPSNPTKANITNNTALPPSAAQTRIITDLGGNEVAIPSISEIKQVVIITPPVTSVLLEAIPDKNMIVGLSPKAFAFSNADIMAKLFPNYTDVDTTFVGDDFSINTEALLQLNPDIILYYGEVQKKGLANIGLPIINFFSPKLTDPKDVTVAWDNLLREIFDADTNEGLQSEWQLSDERVAELLAKQTGEPKRALCVFSNVGGSLVVSGSSSFDSYAQSFFDKAGLINVAADIEGTAEVDMEQIYNWNPDLIFIFHNAPAKAFLANSIAGQDWSLLDAWKNKAIYDIPQTAYSWGAPCADSPMMPLWLISKAYPELLSENDFRAELTNYYERLHRVTLTDGDITSILSLREAR; this comes from the coding sequence ATGAGAAAGATACTGATACCTTTATTGCTGACAGCCCTTATCCTTTGCTCTTTGGCTGGTTGTGAGACAAAGCCATCAAATCCAACGAAGGCAAACATAACCAATAACACAGCTCTTCCCCCATCTGCAGCACAAACGAGGATTATTACTGATTTGGGCGGCAACGAGGTCGCAATACCATCCATATCGGAAATTAAGCAGGTGGTTATTATCACACCGCCGGTTACCTCTGTGTTGCTTGAGGCTATACCTGATAAAAACATGATTGTTGGACTAAGCCCCAAAGCCTTTGCTTTTTCCAATGCTGATATAATGGCAAAACTGTTTCCGAATTATACTGATGTAGACACTACCTTTGTGGGTGATGATTTTTCCATCAATACCGAGGCACTTCTGCAACTTAACCCGGATATAATTCTTTACTATGGCGAAGTACAAAAAAAGGGACTTGCGAATATTGGGTTGCCTATTATCAATTTCTTTTCACCAAAACTGACCGATCCGAAAGATGTCACAGTTGCGTGGGATAATCTGCTTCGTGAGATTTTTGACGCAGATACTAATGAGGGGTTGCAATCGGAGTGGCAGCTTTCCGACGAAAGGGTTGCAGAGCTGCTGGCAAAGCAGACCGGGGAGCCCAAACGAGCACTGTGCGTTTTTAGCAATGTAGGCGGCAGTTTGGTGGTTTCCGGGAGCAGTTCTTTTGATTCGTATGCCCAGAGTTTTTTTGATAAGGCTGGGCTTATCAACGTGGCGGCAGATATTGAGGGAACCGCCGAGGTTGACATGGAGCAAATATATAACTGGAATCCCGATCTGATTTTCATTTTCCATAACGCCCCGGCAAAAGCGTTTTTAGCTAACAGCATAGCGGGTCAGGATTGGTCACTGTTAGATGCCTGGAAAAATAAAGCAATCTACGATATCCCCCAAACTGCTTACTCTTGGGGTGCGCCTTGCGCTGATTCTCCCATGATGCCGTTATGGTTAATATCAAAAGCATACCCCGAATTGTTAAGTGAAAATGATTTTCGTGCCGAACTGACAAACTACTATGAACGTCTACATAGGGTAACACTCACGGATGGTGATATTACCTCGATTCTAAGTTTGAGAGAAGCCCGGTAG
- a CDS encoding FecCD family ABC transporter permease, which yields MLIIELKRTNNQPWQLGAILGTGVLTVALSLTALCLGRYELSIIDVVKILLSAFWDLQQTWTDAMADVVFQVRLPRVFAALLVGAGLAISGTTYQGIFKNPLVSPDLLGVSSGACVGAAMAILNGLDAGGIQICALLGGLLAVAITTTIPKLLRNSSNLILVLAGIIVAGFMSSALGLLKYVADPETQLPEIVFWQMGSLATTSMSDVMMIVPAMLISMALLIAVRWRINILSLGDEEAGSLGINIRVIRGLAIVCSTVTTACAVCISGTVGWIGLVVPHLCRMLVGPDNTRVIPLSIFVGASFMLVVDTVARTVTSGEIPLSILTGFIGAPLYGWLLFKQRMKIK from the coding sequence GTGCTGATCATCGAATTAAAGCGAACCAATAATCAGCCCTGGCAGCTGGGTGCCATCCTGGGGACCGGTGTTTTGACCGTTGCCTTAAGCCTGACCGCTCTTTGCCTGGGCCGTTATGAATTGTCCATAATTGATGTGGTGAAAATACTGCTTTCCGCTTTTTGGGATTTGCAGCAGACCTGGACCGACGCCATGGCGGATGTGGTCTTTCAGGTGCGGTTGCCCCGGGTTTTCGCCGCTTTATTAGTGGGAGCCGGTCTTGCCATTTCCGGGACAACCTATCAGGGAATATTCAAAAATCCCCTGGTCTCCCCCGATCTTTTGGGGGTGTCTTCCGGCGCTTGTGTGGGAGCGGCCATGGCCATCTTAAACGGCCTGGATGCGGGGGGAATCCAGATCTGTGCCCTCCTGGGCGGGCTGCTGGCCGTAGCCATTACCACAACCATTCCCAAGTTGCTGAGAAACAGCTCCAACTTAATTCTGGTGCTGGCGGGAATTATTGTCGCCGGCTTTATGAGCTCCGCTCTGGGATTGCTGAAATATGTGGCAGACCCGGAAACCCAGCTGCCGGAGATCGTCTTCTGGCAAATGGGCAGCCTGGCCACCACCTCCATGAGTGACGTCATGATGATTGTGCCGGCGATGCTGATCAGCATGGCCTTATTGATAGCCGTACGGTGGCGCATCAATATTCTCTCTCTGGGAGATGAAGAGGCCGGTTCATTAGGGATTAATATCAGGGTGATCCGCGGCTTGGCCATTGTTTGTTCCACCGTCACTACGGCTTGTGCGGTATGCATCAGCGGTACTGTAGGCTGGATTGGCCTGGTTGTTCCCCATCTCTGCCGGATGCTGGTTGGGCCGGATAATACCCGGGTCATTCCCTTATCCATCTTCGTGGGAGCCTCATTTATGCTGGTGGTCGATACGGTTGCCCGCACTGTGACCAGCGGTGAAATTCCCCTGAGCATTCTCACCGGATTCATCGGTGCACCTCTTTACGGTTGGCTATTATTTAAGCAGAGGATGAAAATAAAATGA
- a CDS encoding class I SAM-dependent methyltransferase encodes MNDKYTSRFITKSDAQIDSMIFKLRSTWWSRFYEYAWAASFAEPEATVLDAACGISHPFKFFLADNCAHVYACDIDERILHPASIIQDIADDLGYEAAQSIHPGYFERIHFSQANLAQLPYSESMFDTIFCISVLEHLDLPTLQSALQEFNRILKQDGLIILTFDYPVINLDLLQTVIKQQGLSFYGSVDFTLPADAIAGYGLNCFRAVLAKS; translated from the coding sequence ATGAATGACAAGTATACTTCCAGGTTTATTACTAAGTCCGATGCTCAAATCGACTCCATGATTTTCAAACTGCGTTCAACATGGTGGAGCCGGTTTTATGAATATGCCTGGGCGGCTTCCTTTGCTGAACCGGAAGCAACGGTGCTCGATGCCGCCTGTGGCATCAGCCACCCTTTTAAGTTTTTTTTAGCCGATAATTGTGCCCATGTTTATGCCTGCGATATCGATGAACGCATTCTTCATCCTGCATCGATCATCCAGGATATCGCGGATGACCTGGGCTATGAAGCTGCTCAGTCCATCCACCCCGGATATTTTGAGCGTATTCACTTTAGTCAGGCAAACCTGGCTCAACTCCCCTACTCGGAAAGCATGTTCGATACGATATTCTGTATTTCGGTTTTGGAGCATCTTGATCTTCCTACCCTTCAGTCAGCACTGCAGGAATTCAACCGTATCTTAAAACAAGATGGTCTCATTATCCTGACCTTTGATTACCCTGTAATTAACCTGGATTTATTGCAAACTGTGATCAAGCAGCAAGGCCTATCCTTTTATGGTTCCGTGGATTTCACCCTCCCTGCTGATGCTATCGCCGGATATGGCTTAAACTGTTTCCGGGCTGTTTTGGCCAAAAGCTAG
- a CDS encoding ABC transporter substrate-binding protein codes for MRKYFAVLLVTVLLMVSTLAGCSPKSSPASNAPGSPAGDSAQNPAPAAAERTVTDAKGREVKIPDKVEKIAVTCYGGATHEMTVLGFADAIVAQPTMKSFPQLKKMFPQYETVIDPGSFNEVNIEEIIKADPDMVFVGVSSPEGNKKIEEAGFPTYTMWIGWAAIDTLKQEFLNIGMIMGNEEQAKKLVAYWDEKLAALETMLAKVPESERKVVYYTGADITKANTSDWAWTFIEEAGGVSAISKGTTGDVNVEVVLAADPDVIITQGGNGTAGFLQDNRIQNLTAIKNKTVYECPIAAFWWDRPSPEAPLGFMWLAQTLYPEYTKDIDLKKETKYFFSEFYNYDLSDEEYASFFVHKKK; via the coding sequence GTGAGGAAATATTTTGCTGTTTTGCTGGTGACCGTCTTATTGATGGTCAGCACCTTAGCCGGATGCAGCCCCAAAAGCAGTCCGGCCAGTAACGCGCCAGGCAGCCCGGCAGGGGATTCTGCCCAGAATCCGGCCCCCGCCGCAGCTGAAAGAACCGTAACCGATGCCAAAGGGAGAGAAGTCAAGATCCCGGATAAGGTGGAGAAGATAGCCGTCACCTGTTACGGAGGCGCCACCCATGAAATGACAGTTCTCGGCTTTGCCGACGCTATTGTCGCCCAACCCACCATGAAGAGTTTTCCTCAGTTGAAAAAGATGTTCCCTCAATATGAAACAGTGATTGATCCGGGCTCCTTCAATGAAGTCAATATTGAAGAGATCATCAAGGCTGATCCGGATATGGTCTTTGTGGGAGTCAGCTCTCCGGAAGGGAACAAGAAAATTGAAGAAGCCGGATTCCCCACCTATACCATGTGGATTGGCTGGGCAGCCATCGATACTCTGAAGCAGGAATTTCTCAATATCGGGATGATCATGGGCAACGAAGAGCAGGCCAAAAAGCTGGTTGCTTACTGGGACGAAAAACTTGCCGCTCTGGAAACGATGCTGGCTAAGGTACCGGAGAGTGAGCGCAAGGTTGTCTATTATACCGGGGCCGATATAACCAAAGCCAATACCAGTGACTGGGCCTGGACCTTCATCGAAGAAGCCGGTGGCGTCAGTGCCATCAGCAAAGGAACCACCGGTGACGTCAATGTGGAAGTGGTTTTGGCCGCTGATCCTGATGTCATCATCACCCAGGGAGGAAACGGAACTGCGGGATTCCTTCAGGACAACCGGATTCAGAACTTAACCGCCATCAAGAACAAAACGGTCTATGAGTGTCCGATTGCCGCTTTCTGGTGGGACCGCCCATCTCCTGAAGCTCCCTTAGGGTTTATGTGGCTTGCCCAGACCCTCTATCCGGAATACACCAAGGATATCGATCTGAAAAAGGAAACCAAGTATTTCTTCTCGGAGTTTTATAATTATGATTTAAGCGACGAAGAGTACGCATCCTTTTTTGTGCATAAGAAAAAATAG
- a CDS encoding Crp/Fnr family transcriptional regulator has protein sequence MADCLSAMRSVEFLSHFSDDELQEIGKCLLTRVQRYKKGEKVFEAGQPAVSMGVILQGRVYIEDDDAFGNRSILAELHRGDTMAGSCVCAQRPSYLTSFVAAEPSEILLLNCGTIYTNCNKSCSIRGKMLENLLKIIAAEAVTQSRKLKCLSQRSIRGKLLAFFSYCVQEKGENSFTIRFSRQELADFLCLNRSAMSKELGKMRDDGLLRFDRNYFEMLSCEVKRESPEQDKTNTFLKAI, from the coding sequence ATGGCAGACTGTCTTTCCGCAATGCGTTCGGTGGAATTTCTGAGTCACTTTTCCGATGATGAGCTCCAGGAGATTGGCAAATGCCTGCTGACCAGGGTCCAGAGGTACAAAAAGGGTGAAAAGGTTTTTGAGGCGGGTCAGCCCGCTGTTTCCATGGGTGTTATTCTGCAGGGAAGGGTGTATATCGAGGATGATGATGCCTTCGGGAACAGGAGCATTCTGGCGGAACTGCACCGGGGGGATACCATGGCCGGCAGCTGTGTCTGTGCCCAAAGGCCCAGCTATCTCACCTCCTTTGTCGCGGCGGAACCGTCGGAGATTCTATTGCTGAATTGCGGAACCATCTATACCAACTGCAATAAAAGCTGCAGTATTCGCGGCAAGATGCTGGAAAATCTCCTGAAAATTATTGCGGCGGAGGCAGTCACTCAGAGCCGCAAACTCAAATGTTTATCACAACGGAGTATCAGGGGAAAATTGCTGGCTTTTTTCTCTTACTGTGTTCAGGAAAAGGGAGAAAACAGCTTCACTATCCGTTTTTCCAGACAGGAATTGGCGGATTTTCTTTGTTTAAACCGCAGTGCCATGTCCAAAGAGCTGGGCAAGATGCGGGATGATGGTCTGCTGCGCTTTGACCGGAACTATTTTGAGATGTTGTCTTGTGAAGTTAAAAGGGAATCACCGGAACAGGATAAGACAAATACGTTTTTGAAAGCTATTTGA